One Mercenaria mercenaria strain notata chromosome 12, MADL_Memer_1, whole genome shotgun sequence DNA segment encodes these proteins:
- the LOC128547159 gene encoding beta-1,3-glucosyltransferase-like, protein MWIIRKYLLKWLRGDYVPFMFAKTTSSLSVMIQTAMLPLVNAMGTRYLKDMDTLYTGGGGMVFSMPVVQRLVDECHCSSNDSPDDMIIGMCLRRFDIPITHVPYLHQARPDDYSEGYLSRHTPVSFHKHWNCDPIKIYNMLKSYDLKPQKPKQDSTSQSSHNHEEL, encoded by the exons ATGTGGATAATACGAAAGTATCTCCTGAAGTGGTTGAGAGGAGATTACGTCCCATTTATG TTTGCCAAGACTACGTCATCTCTGTCTGTTATGATCCAAACAGCCATGTTGCCCTTGGTGAACGCTATGGGTACCAGGTATCTAAAGGATATGGATACACTATATACTGGTGGAGGAGG AATGGTGTTCAGTATGCCAGTAGTACAGAGATTGGTAGACGAGTGTCACTGTTCATCAAATGACTCACCAGATGATATGATTATAGGAATGTGTTTACGTAGATTTGACATTCCAATCACGCATGTGCCATATCTACATCAG GCTCGACCAGATGATTATTCAGAAGGTTACCTCAGCCGCCATACTCCCGTGTCATTTCATAAACACTGGAACTGTGATCCTATTAAAATCTACAATATGCTCAAAAGCTATGATTTAAAACCTCAGAAGCCAAAACAAGATTCTACAAGCCAGTCTAGTCATAACCATGAAGAACTGTAA